One Cryptomeria japonica chromosome 9, Sugi_1.0, whole genome shotgun sequence genomic window carries:
- the LOC131858447 gene encoding uncharacterized protein LOC131858447 yields the protein MELRRRFGQNLNGDGLRLTLTGLQGACDDEGKVLFEGAKRLQDGTNNNAEVQAAMLATDLAVNMKVEKVHLEGDSQVVVNAIMKGVTPNWRLNKFITLICSKLKTFQDFCISHVRRSGNVIADRLSNVACNLAKGEMRWWDGNDSIIQWS from the coding sequence ATGGAATTAAGGAGGAGATTTGGTCAAAACTTGAACGGGGATGGGTTAAGATTAACTTTGACGGGGCTTCAAGGGGCTTGTGATGATGAAGGGAAGGTTCTTTTCGAAGGTGCAAAAAGGCTGCAAGATGGAACTAACAACAATGCAGAGGTGCAAGCGGCTATGTTAGCAACTGATTTGGCAGTGAACATGAAGGTTGAGAAAGTCCATTTGGAGGGAGACTCTCAAGTTGTTGTTAACGCTATTATGAAAGGTGTAACTCCGAATTGGAGATTAAATAAGTTTATTACCTTAATTTGCTCAAAACTAAAAACTTTTCAAGATTTTTGTATTTCTCATGTTAGGAGAAGTGGAAATGTCATTGCTGACAGGTTGTCCAATGTGGCATGCAATTTAGCTAAGGGAGAGATGAGGTGGTGGGATGGAAATGATAGCATCATTCAATGGAGTTAA
- the LOC131075978 gene encoding seipin-1 isoform X2 encodes MISKVPPRVTEGGGLVLRKLGFGCMAATYVCVMLVVLLFFSLLLGIAFVSVWVEEPVIIRKPLYFDYTESNPSAIVPLVPYNREKVPGRRIIPAGHKFSAVVTFVMPQSDHNRHVGMFQVMAELISGDDKVLARSSQPCMLPFRSAPVQLAKTFLTSLPLLMGILGETETVVIHLIDYKEKIIPTESVKIILQPKALTSGLPELYSAEIDIRSQLPWNKEFSRKWKWTFCVWYTLAFYIFLVSLTVCFCKQVLLLRSTPIGKRDNKKTNKDEQGLHNVTIDSRMSEPGRRHSRNINKHVAFVHESLPISLQHGTMTSNERLGEHGERSEIVEESVTY; translated from the exons ATGATTTCGAAGGTTCCTCCCAGGGTTACCGAGGGCGGAGGTCTTGTCTTGAGGAAGTTGGGATTTGGTTGCATGGCCGCCACTTATGTATGTGTCATGCTCGTTGTACTTTTGTTCTTTTCGCTACTTCTCGGCATTGCCTTTGTTTCAGTGTGGGTTGAGGAGCCCGTGATTATAAGAAAGCCCTTGTATTTTGATTACACGGAGTCCAATCCCAGCGCAATTGTGCCATTGGTTCCCTATAACCGCGAAAAGGTTCCTGGAAGAAGAATCATTCCAGCTGGACACAAGTTCTCTGCAGTTGTAACCTTTGTTATGCCACAGTCAGATCACAACCGCCATGTTGGGATGTTTCAG GTAATGGCAGAGCTCATTTCTGGTGATGATAAGGTTCTTGCCCGATCTAGCCAGCCATGTATGTTGCCTTTCAGGAGTGCCCCAGTTCAGCTTGCTAAAACTTTTTTAACGAGTCTTCCTCTATTGATGGGTATTCTAGGCGAAACTGAGACTGTGGTGATTCACCTGATTGATTACAAGGAGAAGATAATCCCAACAGAAAGTGTGAAAATAATATTGCAACCAAAAGCATTGACATCAGGATTGCCTGAATTGTATTCTGCTGAAATTGATATTCGTTCTCAGCTTCCTTGGAATAAAGAGTTTTCTCGGAAATGGAAATGGACATTTTGTGTATGGTATACTTTAGCTTTCTACATTTTTCTTGTGAGTTTAACTGTTTGTTTCTGCAAGCAAGTTCTTTTGCTAAGATCAACACCAATAGGCAAGAGAGATAACAAGAAGACAAACAAAGATGAACAAGGATTGCATAATGTGACGATAGATAGCAGAATGTCTGAGCCAGGTAGGAGGCATAGTCGTAATATAAACAAACATGTTGCTTTTGTGCATGAATCACTGCCTATATCTTTGCAACATGGTACCATGACTTCTAATGAAAGACTTGGAGAACATGGAGAGAGGAGTGAAATTGTAGAGGAATCTGTCACATATTAG
- the LOC131075978 gene encoding seipin-1 isoform X1, whose amino-acid sequence MASTSGVTEEESCSSSPSSVYHHRRRGRGSGREFTYTEETEILSLPKQENQAADEVSGIILKPAEWIIKLLTLQVKTILHISAIISRVLNLCWSAVAEPVHRTVQAKDRATEVVTQNIAMISKVPPRVTEGGGLVLRKLGFGCMAATYVCVMLVVLLFFSLLLGIAFVSVWVEEPVIIRKPLYFDYTESNPSAIVPLVPYNREKVPGRRIIPAGHKFSAVVTFVMPQSDHNRHVGMFQVMAELISGDDKVLARSSQPCMLPFRSAPVQLAKTFLTSLPLLMGILGETETVVIHLIDYKEKIIPTESVKIILQPKALTSGLPELYSAEIDIRSQLPWNKEFSRKWKWTFCVWYTLAFYIFLVSLTVCFCKQVLLLRSTPIGKRDNKKTNKDEQGLHNVTIDSRMSEPGRRHSRNINKHVAFVHESLPISLQHGTMTSNERLGEHGERSEIVEESVTY is encoded by the exons ATGGCTTCTACCTCGGGTGTTACAGAGGAGGAGAGCTGCTCTTCAAGTCCAAGCTCGGTGTACCATCACaggagaagaggaagaggaagtggaAGGGAATTCACCTACACGGAAGAAACCGAGATTCTTTCCCTTCCCAAACAAGAAAACCAAGCCGCCGATGAAGTAAGTGGAATTATATTGAAGCCGGCAGAATGGATCATAAAATTGTTAACTTTGCAGGTAAAAACTATCCTTCACATTTCTGCAATAATAAGCCGCGTATTGAATTTGTGCTGGTCTGCGGTGGCAGAGCCGGTGCACAGAACGGTGCAAGCGAAGGACAGGGCCACAGAAGTAGTGACTCAAAACATAGCCATGATTTCGAAGGTTCCTCCCAGGGTTACCGAGGGCGGAGGTCTTGTCTTGAGGAAGTTGGGATTTGGTTGCATGGCCGCCACTTATGTATGTGTCATGCTCGTTGTACTTTTGTTCTTTTCGCTACTTCTCGGCATTGCCTTTGTTTCAGTGTGGGTTGAGGAGCCCGTGATTATAAGAAAGCCCTTGTATTTTGATTACACGGAGTCCAATCCCAGCGCAATTGTGCCATTGGTTCCCTATAACCGCGAAAAGGTTCCTGGAAGAAGAATCATTCCAGCTGGACACAAGTTCTCTGCAGTTGTAACCTTTGTTATGCCACAGTCAGATCACAACCGCCATGTTGGGATGTTTCAG GTAATGGCAGAGCTCATTTCTGGTGATGATAAGGTTCTTGCCCGATCTAGCCAGCCATGTATGTTGCCTTTCAGGAGTGCCCCAGTTCAGCTTGCTAAAACTTTTTTAACGAGTCTTCCTCTATTGATGGGTATTCTAGGCGAAACTGAGACTGTGGTGATTCACCTGATTGATTACAAGGAGAAGATAATCCCAACAGAAAGTGTGAAAATAATATTGCAACCAAAAGCATTGACATCAGGATTGCCTGAATTGTATTCTGCTGAAATTGATATTCGTTCTCAGCTTCCTTGGAATAAAGAGTTTTCTCGGAAATGGAAATGGACATTTTGTGTATGGTATACTTTAGCTTTCTACATTTTTCTTGTGAGTTTAACTGTTTGTTTCTGCAAGCAAGTTCTTTTGCTAAGATCAACACCAATAGGCAAGAGAGATAACAAGAAGACAAACAAAGATGAACAAGGATTGCATAATGTGACGATAGATAGCAGAATGTCTGAGCCAGGTAGGAGGCATAGTCGTAATATAAACAAACATGTTGCTTTTGTGCATGAATCACTGCCTATATCTTTGCAACATGGTACCATGACTTCTAATGAAAGACTTGGAGAACATGGAGAGAGGAGTGAAATTGTAGAGGAATCTGTCACATATTAG